One Streptomyces sp. CNQ-509 DNA window includes the following coding sequences:
- a CDS encoding SIS domain-containing protein, with the protein MAAAEPSRTAAEIATQPSCWRRARQEAAAAPGLPQPGEKVAVVGCGTSWFMAQAYAGLREAAGQGHTDAYAASEFPAGRRYDRMVAITRSGTTTEVLDLLAAVRDEAAGTATTALTADAETPVTRAADALVTLAYADEESVVQTRFATTALALLRAGLELHGPPAAGVKAVTDAAVDAELAVTQPLPKELAAAVQWTFLGRGWTCGLAAEAALKMREAAGAWTESYPAMEYRHGPMAITGPGRAVWHFGELPEGLAADVGRVGGHLSAESTARGLDPMADLVRAQRLAVAVAEAKGYDPDRPRNLTRSVVLR; encoded by the coding sequence ATGGCAGCCGCAGAACCGTCCCGCACCGCCGCCGAGATTGCCACCCAGCCGAGTTGCTGGCGCCGAGCCCGGCAGGAGGCGGCGGCCGCCCCCGGGCTGCCGCAGCCCGGGGAGAAGGTCGCGGTGGTCGGCTGCGGCACCTCGTGGTTCATGGCGCAGGCGTACGCCGGGCTGCGGGAGGCGGCGGGCCAAGGGCACACCGACGCCTACGCCGCCTCGGAGTTCCCGGCCGGGCGGCGGTACGACCGGATGGTGGCGATCACCCGGTCCGGGACGACCACCGAGGTGCTGGACCTGCTGGCCGCGGTACGGGACGAGGCCGCCGGGACCGCGACCACCGCCCTCACGGCGGACGCGGAGACGCCCGTCACCAGGGCCGCGGACGCGCTGGTCACGCTGGCGTACGCGGACGAGGAGTCGGTGGTGCAGACCCGGTTCGCGACGACGGCGCTGGCGCTGCTGCGCGCCGGGCTCGAACTGCACGGACCGCCCGCGGCGGGTGTGAAGGCGGTTACGGACGCCGCGGTCGACGCCGAGCTGGCGGTGACGCAGCCGCTGCCGAAGGAGCTGGCGGCGGCGGTGCAGTGGACGTTCCTCGGCCGGGGCTGGACCTGCGGCCTTGCGGCGGAGGCGGCGCTGAAGATGCGCGAGGCGGCCGGCGCGTGGACGGAGAGCTACCCGGCGATGGAGTACCGGCACGGGCCGATGGCGATCACCGGCCCGGGGCGGGCGGTGTGGCACTTCGGCGAGCTGCCCGAAGGGCTGGCGGCGGACGTCGGCCGGGTCGGCGGCCACCTGAGCGCGGAGTCGACGGCGCGCGGGCTCGACCCGATGGCGGACCTGGTACGGGCCCAGCGGCTGGCGGTCGCGGTGGCGGAGGCGAAGGGGTACGACCCGGACCGCCCCCGGAACCTGACGCGGAGCGTCGTCCTGCGATAA